Sequence from the Miscanthus floridulus cultivar M001 chromosome 16, ASM1932011v1, whole genome shotgun sequence genome:
CCCCCCTTCAGCTACTATTGTACAATTCCAAATCTTCTATCTAGATGTTCACACAATCTAATTTGAATGTAGGCCTTGCAGCCGGCATCAACACAAAAGCAGCTTCTAGAACTCTCAACCAGATCAAGGATGCAAAGAAGATGGCCTTGACGCACACTAGACTTGATCAGTAGTTTATCTGAAGCGAATGAACGATTTGTGTTTGAAAGATCACATAATTTTGCAAACTAAATAACCAAGAGTAATTTAACTGATGCCCTTTTCTTGAGATCTGCAATGCACAAATAGTAACCCATCTTCAGACAATTCCTGGGTATGATAAGTGCATCGTTGAAAAAGTGCCCAGGCCTTGTCTTGGAGCAGGAGGTGACCATAGCGCTAGCAACCTAGATGAGTCGTGTTCGTGCAAGGAGAAGAAGCTGATGGCGAGGAGTCAAATACGCAGACATCTCAAACACAAACAAAAGGTCCTTCTCTCTGTCATTTTTCTATCAGAGATTCTTTCTTTCTGAGTTGCGATTGAATTTGGGGTGACTCTGCTGAGGACTACATGATTTAACCTCACATGCCACTGACCATGTATCGTTTGCCAAGCTTGTGAGAAATAGCAATAATGATTCACTAAATTTGCCTCTTAAGGTGTTTGTGGTACTACAACATTTGCCTCACTGGCTCTCCATCAACAGCATGCAGGCCGCCGGCATGGATGATGTGTGATGGCAAGTGCTTTCTGCACGTAAAGACAATGTTCAGACATTTTGCAATGAGAGGTAAACCACGAAGGCCAGGTCATCTTGATAACAGGTCTCGTGAGCCTTGGACCTGCAGGAAACAGGATGTTTAGAAGCAaggcctctttttttttttttttttttttttttttgcgagcaaGAAGCAAGGCCTCTTTGTACTGATTAATTAAGTCTATCTAGTTTGTGGGTTTTTTTTTCTTCAGATGTTAAACAAAGTGTCAGGATGTATTTGGTATGCCAAAGTTCTGTGCCAATCCTACATTGAATTAATGTACTACTTGATCTAGTAGTAATGGTGTGTTATATATAGCAGATTAACTTTAACTGACATACTAACTCTACATCACTATTGCTTCAGTGctactcccttcattccaaattataatttgctttgacttttttggtacgtctattttactatgcatctagatataataatatgtctaaatacatagcaaaatggatgaaccaaagaagtcaaaaacaacttataatttgaaggGAGGGAGATTTTGCATTATCTACAAACATGCTTTGTTCATTTCGGCTGCCAGGCAAACTGGACCTGGGCCACTGAGCGTCTCCGGCACACCAGCCTGCCAGGATCAAAGGGTagcatttttttcttttcctctAGGAAAAAAGTTAATTTATCTTCTGAGATTAGCTTTATTCCAAGATCTTAGTTTAACATGACTCCCGAATATCTACAATTTTACATCTCAGTTCTATCTTCCAAGATCTAAACCTTGAGTAAAAATTCATAGCAATGAGCAATGGTTTATGTTAGGAGCTGGAATTGAGATTGATAGTATGCATCCAACTATGCCATTGACCTGAAAATATTGTTGAAGGTCACGGTTCTGACTTCTGAATGTTGAAGCTGTTGAGAAGGGCACTAGTACCTATGCCTGCATTACATATCAGTTTTAAAATTGTCTGTGAAGCAACGATGCTCCATATATTTCTGCAAGCACAAAGTTAGTATTACCTCGAGAAATATTTTACCCATAAACtgatgtagtttttttttttttacttataTTCCTATGCTGCTTAAGTCTTTTAGGAGTGTTCCAGCTAATTCGATAAGATCATGTATACTTATTTTTTGAAACGGTCAACCATAGTTGATATCAAATGCTACACTGGCCAAATCTACCCGCTTCTAGTGTTATAACTATTAAAAGGTCACCTTCATTGGTCTTTCCTATATTTAAATCTGATATTCCCAAATTGCAACAGGGAAATACTATGTATGCTGAGATTACTACAGCAGAGATAGTATATGAAGAGATGAGAAACAGCTGTTATTGTTTCACACAGtgtgtgtacatatatatataatttggaCGCAAGAAGCAAGTGAATTTGTAGGAACAACGCCCTCGGGGAGAACGAACGCAAGTCTATGACCTCATCACAGGGACAGGAGGCATACATAGGTCATATGTGAGCACTGAGCACCGCTGGTGTCGGATCCTCCTCATGCCTTCCACCACGGGTCCTCGCCGGTCCTGAAGTCGGTCTCCACCCACGGGACGAAGAGGACCTTGCCGTCGTCGACGTCGGCGTGAACCAGGGCCAGGGACTGTTTACAGAAGAGCGAAGAAGCAGATCAGTTGAAAGCGCAACAAAAtcagttgcagacttgcagttaGAAGAAATGGGTGCGTTTGTTTTTACCAGAGGCGCCGGTCCACGGACCACCTTGCCCTGGTTGTTGTACTGGGATCCGTGGCAGGGGCAGATGAACTTGTTCTCGGCGCTATTCCACGGCACGACGCAGCCGAGGTGAGTGCACACGGCGTTGATCCCGTAGGTGGCTAGCGTCTTGTCCTGCTCCACCACCAGGTACGTGGGGTCACCCTGCACGCGCGGCGGCGCACACAAACACGGCCGTGAGCATCAACACAACACAGCAGGCATGCCTGCCTGCAGCTGCAGGTGATGACGATGGCGATGGATGACTGACCCTGAGCCCCTGCGCGAGCGTGCGGTCGTTGGGACCGTGCGTCTTGAGCCACTCATCCACCGTGATGTCGTTGCCCAGCTTGTCCTTGGCGTAGGTCCCGCCGCCGGTGCCGCCGGAGCTGCGTGCAAAATCAATGGGCCGGGGTACTATTCGTTAGTTGCTGGCCGGCTAGCCGTAGCTGTTGATGCATGGCAACGCGAGACGATCGACGACTCACCCGGCGGGGACGAAGAAGGCGCCGTAGGGGACGACCATGCCGACGGTGGGCAGCGAGATGGCGCCCAGgaggaggaggttcatcagcttcCGCTTCTCCATGTCGGGGACGCGGTCGGCGGGGATGCTGCTCGCCGCCTGGCACGTGATGCTCTGGGCGCGCTCCCGGCCCATCCCCAGGCCAAGCCCCTTCACTGGCTTGCCCAGCGTAGCGCGGGACCGGCAGAGCTGCCATTGCAGGCGCGGACATCATATATATGCAAAGAAACCATATTGTGCGATTCAGATGCAACTTTGGTGGGCAAGATTGAACGCGCTGGTGAAGACTAATAACGCCGTGGACGTACAGAGACTCTGTTTCTCCTCGGCCAAAACTCAAGAGACAAGGGTGAAGGCCAGGGAGGGAGGCGCCCCACggcagaagaaggaagaagatgaggaaGTTGCTGGCTCACCTGGGTGGGGTTGGCGGCGGTGGAGAGCGCCGCGGAGGTCGCCATGGCTGCAGCAGGTGAGGATTGCTCAGGGTCGGGGCAAGACGGCTGGTGTTCACTCCCTGGCGTCCACAGGCTTGCGGATGAGCCCCCGGGGGCCTAGCTATATCTTTGCCCCGGGTGATTGGTTGATGCACAGCGACCGGCCTGCGAGCACCACATGTTCGAGACGGGCCAGGGGCGCCTGGTTCTGCGCGGAAGCGACGATGGGGCGCTCGTTTGCCCGGTCGCCTATTTGGACTGGCGTCCAGGTCCACATCGTCCAACCGTCGGATGAGAAACAGCTGGTTGAGAGAGAACGACGGAGTAAAATTGTATCTGACACGTACAGGGGCCTGCGCGGGGTGAAGGAACTAGGCACTGACTCACTGAGAGCCTGGGCATTGAGAGCCAGAGACGAGAGGGCCATGGCGACGGCTGCCGGTTCGATGGGACCACCGAGCAGCAGCCGGCCTCACCGATCCTGCCCAAGGGCGCATGCTCGGGCGGCTCATGGAGGACCGGCGCACGACCTACACCTTCGGCCACGAGCTGGGGCCGGGCCAGTTCGGGGTCACCTTCCTCGACACGCACCGGGAGACCGGGCAGTGCTTCGCCTGCAAGTCCATCGCCACGTGGAAGCTCGTCCACCGCGACGACATCGAGGACGTGCGCCGGGAGAGCGCCACTGCCGCGCTCTTCCGCGAGATCGTCGCCATCGTCGAGAGCTGTCACTCCATGGGGGTCTTCCACCGGGATCTGAAGCCTGAGAACTTCCTGCTCCTCATTAACAAGGAGGACTCTCCGCTCAAGGCCGCCGACTTTGGCCTCAACGATCACCAAGGTCCGAGCCACTTAGAGCAGAAAAAAAAAGACGTGACACTTCTCAGCATGGTCCACGCTGATAGATCTAAAACAGGATCACAGCCATAGATTTAGCGTGTCTATTTACTTTTAGAATAAACAGTGAGTCCTAAAACATCTACTAGTACAGGATTAAGAGATAGAACGAGAAAAAGAGGGGTAAAGagggtgcaaaccatcggccgtcTTTGAAGAAGACGGGCTCGCCATCGTGGTGCTTGGTGAAAACCCGGTGACGGTGCTGTGTCGAAGGGCGGTAGTGCAGTGGCGGCGTTGGCGATGGCGGTGTTTCTCGTCACTGGCTACGCACCCTCTCTTAGATCAGATTAGGGTTGTGTCGGTGGATGACTGtagctcaggtgaacctcgtaaTCTGCGCCGTCGATTTCTACCTTTTTTTTATAGCACAGTGCGACGGggggccaccaaccatgtaggattgggcgtccccgatcagggcgcggatccaatGGCCCAATTGACCTGGacagagatcaactaacattctcccccttgatctcaccttatgacttaaacttaacttacttactttatcttatttccattccatcacagatcagtgcatagagcgtgcctcatcatcacggtcagttcccattagattaaacagctacaatgcacctttctattttaaaacagattctcaactaggcccttattattcaggaatcataggctttcccttaaacccatgtcgactaagGGCCGCTTTGGCATGGCTTCACGAGCAGCTTCTCGAGCGGCTTTTGATGAAGCCATGCCAAACGGACAAAACCAAAACGGCTCACGAGCGGAAGCCGACGAAAGCCCCTGAAATCCCGCTCTCTACACTTCTCCACCggggagaagccaaaaatagcgGCTCATACCGGCTTCTCCTCGTCCCAACAACTCATTTTCCATCTTTGTCCTGGGAGGATGAGCAGTGGACGACGTCGATGCGGGGCCGTAGCTGCCGTCGACGGCGCGACGCGGCGGCAGCCATGGGGCCAGGCGCGGTCGCGGCAGctggcggcgcggcggcgcgcaAGCGCGGTTGGGGCAGCTGGACTCCCTGCTCCGCCCCGCCGCCGGCCTCCTGCACCGCCCCGCCGGCCTTCGGCTCCGCCCCGCCGGCTCcgcccgagagagagagagagagagagagagagagatggatggAGGGAGTGGGTGCCGGTAGCTCCTTATCCGaacgcgcgcgagagagagagatggatggAGTGAGGCCAttcggataaggagaagaaaagaagggagaaggaaagaaaaagaaaaaaaagaaagaaaaatgaagagaaaaaagaaaaaaaatataaggGTATTTTGAACATTTCACATCTTCTTTACACTAGGAGAAGCCGTTTTGCCAAATGTTTTCGTACAAAATAAGCCAGAGTAAAAAAAGCTGCTTTTCCATACGAGCCAGAGCAAAAGCTGTTTTTTCACGAGCCGGAGCCATGCCAAACGGGccctaagtgttctctgaacacgctgggtggtaagTCTTTTGTAAACGAATTCGTGTGGCAGAACCGCATAATCTAATGTCTTCTAGAAGTACTCGTCTTCCGTTAGACACTAAATACctaagggaggacactaaattacacggttccatcgagcataccccaagggagaacaaaaaatccatatttttccatcagggtcacaaatgagaaaataaagcttacatcatcattaaccatttcttatatcactttccatgtaacatcatagtataatatttatcatTTATAATAGCACAATatgaacatgtgatcagagttatgaacaatttaagttaatagcggaatataaacatgtgatcagaattacagcagaaataaatatctattcatgacatgatgaagcattgatatataaactatgacaacagattaataaacttctatttataaaacttttagtgagggttataaataaaactataaTAGCACCGTAAAGGaattctctctgagcccacctggaggaatccacacacaagagtcagctctagcatccacctgtcacctgcaatgaggggaaataaaaccctgagtacttaattgttctcaacaagacttacccgacaggagaaaagaaaaagactccaaggatatgcaaggctatctggcttgtgggtttattgcatctgcaggaagcattactaagtgtgcgtccttatattcgatttttattagcagtcgcattagttcattaactaaccattctatgtaagcacatatgctactttcaagcaggtagtaagcaatcagatttcttgttaccatctttcatctttcagttcttactacggtgctagaatttagacaagtcataccggaacgccgatgattcgtgaatcaatgctcccagctgggtaccgtgaaaacacacgccccgtttgtaccccaggcacaagcagaaccaacccactaccctcctatcatggggtccaggtctctgtccaaactgggactccaagcccccgcccctgagtctcagactcagtgcggtgcaaggacctccacctaaaaaccaccctgacagtcggtccaaaaagagccgaaacccatgacaagagagtaacaagccttccctgtgcccatatCCAAATatatgcttgggataataagtctatgacttgcctagagtctaatgcaatggctggtccttaaccgacacagacagtgaaaacagtgtaaccaagctatgccccgttggtcaCAGAACAtcacctcttacacccaccaatacccaaaccatatccctgcctagtcTCCATTTCTCCtttcaccatttatatattccaagtgataataatgcaataatatatttcctatctctcgcgagtgataggtaatcactcaacttctatcggagtcatgtagcatagcaatctacacgatcctgtcatactagtaagacttataggataaagatgtatatatatatatatatatatgcaagtggatttcattcaactccttaaaacttaatgcacaaatataatttaaagtgcaaaaaagtaggggttaGCACCGGGACTTGTCTGGGTAAGATTTaattagaagttagctttccatcatgacgatacgatctccaaaagtaccatttctccagcaactcccgatgactccgcgatccatcgacgtccctattatgatatgcaatgcgatgcaatgtaaagacgtaattaatcaactgcaaccgtgactcgtaaaatacgatttacgcctttgaagttaatgagctagttctaacgactaacgtactcatctatgtatcaacatcgtcgagaaaggtgtcatttttccaacaaatgttttagttatacaaacccaagttgtttcgttATTCCGTtttatcgatttaatctttattcaaaatgggagcatcattatctatctagtaaccaactattctggagctacaaaaattacggtgagcagctaataatattagtaatttactgtaaattttttagagtcaacactatcaccgatttatcacggaaattcctacaagttcatattttaacaatattaaacactTTAAAATAAtcagagcaaccctaaaaacatattgAACCTAGCGAACGAAATACCCTATCAGGTAGATTATGCTTTTAGAAATTTAACAAAACTGGTTtagcatttttgtgatttttctatgctttatttttaatttttgaaGAACACTGAATTAATAAAACAAAAATCAACACCAAAAAGAAAAAGGGCCTACATGGCTTGACTCGTCCCACAAACGCGCGCGTGGCCTGCTGGCCAGGCATGGCCCAGCGGTGCGATAAAGGGCACGGCGGCCCAGGCGAGGGCGGGGCACGCGCGCGGCCACAGAGGAGGCCGGGCCCACGACCAGCGAGTCGACCTAGCAACACAAGAGCAGGCCTGCTAGCGGCCCAGGCGGGGCACGCAACAAGTGGTCCAACCAGGGGGGCGACACTTATGCGAAGAGGCCCCCTGAGCTTTCTCGAAACTATCCCACAGTCTAGCACGTACTATTCGTATGAGTCACTTATTTTGCAATAAGAACCTTGTATAGCTTC
This genomic interval carries:
- the LOC136512160 gene encoding cytochrome b6-f complex iron-sulfur subunit, chloroplastic-like translates to MATSAALSTAANPTQLCRSRATLGKPVKGLGLGMGRERAQSITCQAASSIPADRVPDMEKRKLMNLLLLGAISLPTVGMVVPYGAFFVPAGSGGTGGGTYAKDKLGNDITVDEWLKTHGPNDRTLAQGLRGDPTYLVVEQDKTLATYGINAVCTHLGCVVPWNSAENKFICPCHGSQYNNQGKVVRGPAPLSLALVHADVDDGKVLFVPWVETDFRTGEDPWWKA